The following nucleotide sequence is from Vibrio sp. SCSIO 43136.
TGAATGCGGAACTTGAGAACAAGAAATGGCTGATGGGTGGCGTTGCCTTCCAATTTGGTGTGGGCTATTTCACCGCATTCTCGATTTACCAAATCGGCACATTCTTTACTACTGGTGCACTAGGTGATGGTTTTGTCTATGGCTTGATGGCTAACATTGTTTTGCTAGGTTTCTTAGGTCACCTTGTTATCAAAGGTGGTAAAAAAGAGAAGCAGTTAATCAACGTCCAACAGGCGTGATAGGAGAGCTTTGATGACCAATATTATCGTATCACTCATCATCTTACTGATTGTTGGCTTGGCTATCTACAAAGTTGTCTCTGAGAAACGTAAAGGGACAAAATGCGTAGGTTGTGCCCATAGTCAATCCTGCTCTTCTGACAAAAACAGCTCGCCTTGCTAAGATAAGTCGAGCTAGATAGCCACCTCGAAAAGCCTCGTACATTCTAATGACGAGGCTTTTTTGTTCCTACACGGCATCTCATACGTATATCTGTGGTATGTAATAACCCACTATTGTGTTGACGCAAAGCAAGACGACGCATTAACTTAACTGTCTGAGATACAACAACAAGTACGGAGAAGATAGCAACAAATGGACTCGATAACTCAAGCGGCACTCGGTGCCACGGTTGCAGGCGCAATCGCTGGAAAACAGTGTAATGGTAAGGTGCTGCTGGTCGGTGCTGCA
It contains:
- a CDS encoding FeoB-associated Cys-rich membrane protein, which translates into the protein MTNIIVSLIILLIVGLAIYKVVSEKRKGTKCVGCAHSQSCSSDKNSSPC